A section of the Schistosoma haematobium chromosome ZW, whole genome shotgun sequence genome encodes:
- a CDS encoding hypothetical protein (EggNog:ENOG410V6FJ~COG:U~BUSCO:EOG091G0II3), whose translation MEQACVKSSQHRLDDWLIILKEHHILKSLGEEREAFERSLELPTIPEMIFDQNSLSICFCQPNNEQICKIEFNALDALKLVDPKNITIEVPFAKDWRDSRITNQEDILPHKPYDWTFTTPYTGTLSGPWSISPTSEGLDMEYLRRKDPIRFFVNTTLYEDELGDNGVSILNIKFRAMSSGFFLLQRFFLRIDGGLIRVYDTRLQWRQNDSYLIRDIRRMESSSWREDMVGISLEIADQLCDTVIEHYTEKLVPPYVNSP comes from the exons ATGGAACAAGCTTGTGTCAAGTCTTCTCAGCACCGTCTAGATGACTGGTTAATTATTCTCAAAGAACATCATATTTTAAAATCTCTTGGCGAAGAAAGAGAGGCGTTTGAAAGAAGTTTAGAACTTCCAACGATTCCTGAAATGATATTCGATCAAAATTCCTTATCAATTTGTTTCTGTCAACcaaataatgaacaaatatgCAAAATTGAATTTAATGCACTTGATGCTCTTAAATTAGTCGACCCAAAGAATATAACTATAGAG GTACCATTTGCAAAGGACTGGAGAGATTCTCGAATTACTAATCAAGAAGACATACTGCCACATAAACCATATGACTGGACTTTCACTACTCCGTATACAGGCACTTTGTCTG GTCCCTGGAGTATATCTCCAACTTCTGAGGGTTTAGATATGGAGTATTTACGTCGGAAAGATCCTATTCGCTTTTTTGTCAATACAACGCTATATGAAGATGAACTAGGTGATAATGGTGTATCTATTCTGAATATAAAGTTTCGCGCAATGTCTTCTGGTTTCTTTTTATTACAACGTTTTTTCTTACGTATTGATGGTGGACTAATACGAGTGTATGATACTCGACTACAATGGCGTCAAAATGATAG TTATTTAATTCGTGATATACGCCGAATGGAAAGTTCATCTTGGAGAGAAGATATGGTTGGCATCAGTTTAGAAATAGCAGATCAACTATGTGATACAGTTATAGAGCATTATACAGAAAAACTTGTACCACCATATGTAAATTCACcctaa